A genomic region of Platichthys flesus chromosome 4, fPlaFle2.1, whole genome shotgun sequence contains the following coding sequences:
- the hepacama gene encoding hepatic and glial cell adhesion molecule a, with product MKVERKTSSRSDSITDIPALLWLFGLLLLVTGEVSGVNVTSQSQVVRGTVGKEALLSVSYSSSSSDKPVIKWQLKRSKEKPITVVQSIGTDVIGNLRPEYRNRVQVFENGSLLLHNLQLSDEGAYEVEISITDDSFTGEQHTELTVDVPVSKPYVQMIASSVLEYSEQFHLHCSHDNGTKPIYSWLKGGKVMANDSRLLLSLDQKVLTIARVGMSDDDIYACTVENPISSVRSTPVKLTVYRRSSLYIILSTGGIFLLITLVTVCACWKPSKKKHRPVPQRAPVYLEQSENGHDVDVVPKPTTLGRRSPMPLYVLNEDETLERLEECSGNALSQSEMSIPATYVPVLPPSSNRTDRPIWSAPRRYPRSPSPLALPLPQHPLGPALLPVHSPAHSPGSSPRSFSPIRKVRPPVGIPTSHLPVEAECPDPSDPTHCPPQQ from the exons ATGAAGGTGGAGAGGAAGACCTCCTCTAGAAGCGACAGTATCACCGACATTCCTGCGCTGCTGTGGCTctttggcctcctcctcctcgtcacag GTGAGGTGTCGGGGGTGAACGTGACCAGTCAAAGCCAGGTGGTGAGGGGCACGGTGGGCAAAGAGGCCCTGCTGTCAGTCAGctactccagcagcagctccgacAAGCCCGTGATAAAGTGGCAGCTGAAGAGGAGCAAAGAGAAACCCATCACCGTGGTGCAGTCCATAGGGACGGACGTCATCGGGAACCTGAGGCCCGAGTACCGCAACCGTGTCCAGGTGTTTGAGAATGGGTCGCTGCTGCTCCACAACCTGCAGCTCTCGGACGAAGGGGCGTACGAGGTGGAGATCTCCATCACAGACGACAGCTTCACCGGGGAGCAGCACACCGAGCTCACTGTGGATG TTCCAGTGTCCAAACCTTACGTCCAGATGATAGCCTCCTCCGTCCTGGAGTACAGCGAGCAATTCCACCTGCACTGCTCCCACGACAATGGCACAAAGCCCATCTACAGTTGGCTGAAGGGAGGCAAGGTGATGGCCAATGACTCGCGCCTGCTGCTGTCCCTTGACCAGAAGGTGCTGACCATCGCCCGAGTCGGGATGTCAGACGACGACATCTACGCCTGCACAGTGGAGAACCCCATCAGCAGCGTGAGGAGCACACCTGTCAAGCTCACTGTCTACA GACGGAGCTCGCTATACATCATCCTGTCCACCGGGGGCATATTCCTCCTAATCACCCTGGTTACAGTGTGTGCCTGTTGGAAACCTTCCAA AAAGAAGCATCGACCTGTCCCCCAAAGAGCTCCTGTTTATTTAGAACAGAGTGAAAATGGCCACGAcg TGGATGTTGTACCGAAACCAACTACACTCGGTCGAAGGAGTCCAATGCCTCTTTATGTTCTCAATGAAGAT GAGACTCTGGAGCGTTTGGAAGAATGTTCTGGCAATGCTCTCAGCCAATCCGAAATGAGTATCCCTGCTACCTACGTTCCcgtcctccccccctcctccaacaGAACTGATCGGCCCATCTGGTCGGCCCCTCGAAGGTACCCCCGCAGCCCCTCTCCCCTAGCACTACCCCTCCCACAGCACCCTCTCGGTCCTGCACTGCTGCCCGTCcactcacctgctcactccCCCGGGTCGTCTCCACGCAGCTTCAGCCCCATAAGAAAGGTCCGCCCCCCCGTGGGCATCCCAACCAGCCACCTGCCCGTGGAGGCAGAGTGTCCAGATCCCAGTGATCCCACTCACTGTCCACCCCAACAATGA
- the spa17 gene encoding FK506-binding protein 5, protein MAVPFSNTHLRVPRGFGSILEGLVREILRDQPEDISQYAAHYFKALLEQREESGMDPAEWAAKLEDRFYNNHAFKASEANPEKEPPPEITSPSESHLIYESNTANEPSHSAEASDLSTTQPKVSEEGDVTETTEEEEEEEEEEEEEEEEEEEEKHFVAENYSVSMKRGLSEGESINSPPPAVVQSDEQRGMEEDKDPTVHALDKDGRAANEKDISSAPDPDVPQSASADMLSFSGLSNVDVCAQELGVTEDNGDDKQEAAAVEKEIEDSGEEGNTGGEKPIEISPHSGLADMDICATELGGTDERATSEKETHSDEEESFKPPPEETVAQSSLSRFETPEDNQQEAEDQAEKTKEEVETETKASSWETHESLANIEGVLDGDSVPKEDSLVEISFEDVPGAQQITEAEEKQPEEEGSVEVSQNEILEMQQGEEPKEVTAVSTDQSIPVPQHQDEPETGGAEKELKSDGKEMESYLKESDIMQEEVATNDSDFNYGDEDKGEDKLNSSPSDRPTTETDEKNTNNETDDTTDDKEKEREATFLQSEVSETETESNDAELKKEETTDTVVGDEEDRHTEGYIEGEDEDINDDGAENLSSQVTPSNAATAGTVGETETFETSEQHLTEEHQGSRVDSWPEHTGQEKETTSEEGEKVAEEEKMSDAQCEEESIDIAHVTDVTDADQQGDEIPLASATDTQETEEKKSTDKEECSRPQEEEDIMDIPLDDPEANRAAAKIQAGFRGHMTRKKMKPEDKAEGEEVSSTGDVLNGSRGDTATGGSGAVESDDTSVPEQ, encoded by the exons ATGGCAGTTCCCTTCTCCAACACCCACCTGCGGGTCCCTCGGGGATTCGGTTCGATCCTGGAAGGACTAGTCCGGGAAATCTTACGAGACCAGCCTGAGGACATCTCTCAATATGCTGCTCACTACTTCAAGGCTCTGCTTGAGCAGAGAGAAG AGAGTGGGATGGACCCGGCTGAGTGGGCTGCTAAACTGGAGGACAGGTTTTACAACAACCACGCGTTCAAGGCTTCTGAG GCAAATCCTGAGAAAGAGCCTCCACCAGAGATCACAAGTCCAAGTGAGTCTCACCTTATTT aTGAGTCCAACACTGCAAATGAACCAAGTCATTCAGCAGAAGCCTCGGATCTGTCTACCACACAACCTAAAGTCTCTGAAGAGGGGGATGTAACtgaaaccacagaagaagaagaagaagaagaagaagaagaagaagaagaagaagaagaagaagaagaagaaaaacactttgttgcAGAGAATTACAGTGTTTCAATGAAAAGGGGACTTTCAGAAGGAGAATCAATCAACAGCCCCCCTCCTGCCGTTGTACAGTCAGATGAACAGCGTGGGATGGAGGAGGACAAAGACCCAACAGTACATGCACTTGATAAAGATGGAAGGGCAGCTAATGAAAAAGATATCAGCTCAGCTCCAGACCCAGATGTACCTCAGTCTGCATCCGCTGACATGCTATCATTCAGTGGGCTTTCCAACGTAGATGTATGTGCTCAGGAGTTAGGAGTGACAGAAGATAATGGGGACGATAaacaagaagctgctgctgtagaGAAGGAGATTGAAGACTCGGGAGAAGAGGGAAATACTGGAGGAGAAAAACCAATCGAGATCTCTCCGCATTCTGGACTTGCTGACATGGACATTTGTGCGACAGAGCTTGGAGGAACAGACGAAAGAGCCACTTCTGAAAAGGAAACTCACAGCGATGAAGAGGAAAGCTTTAAACCACCGCCAGAGGAAACTGTTGCACAATCGTCCCTGTCTCGGTTTGAGACCCCTGAGGATAATCAACAAGAAGCAGAAGATCAggcagaaaaaacaaaggaggaggtggaaacaGAGACTAAAGCTTCCTCTTGGGAAACACATGAAAGTTTAGCTAATATCGAGGGTGTTTTAGATGGTGATAGTGTACCAAAGGAGGATTCATTGGTTGAGATTAGCTTTGAAGATGTTCCAGGGGCTCAGCAAATTACTGAGGCTGAGGAGAAACAGCCAGAGGAAGAGGGTTCAGTAGAGGTGTCACAGAATGAGATATTAGAAATGCAACAGGGAGAGGAGCCCAAGGAGGTTACTGCAGTGTCGACAGACCAAAGTATACCTGTTCCACAACACCAAGATGAACCCGAAACAGGGGGAGCCGAAAAAGAACTGAAGTCTGATGGGAAGGAAATGGAAAGTTACTTGAAAGAATCCGATATTATGCAGGAAGAGGTGGCCACAAATGACTCTGACTTCAATTACGGCGATGAAGACAAGGGAGAAGATAAATTAAACAGCAGCCCATCTGATCGGCCCACCACCGAAACAGAcgaaaagaacacaaacaatgaaACTGATGATACAACTGACGataaggagaaagaaagagaagcgACATTTCTCCAGAGTGAGGTctctgagacagagacagagtcaaatgatgctgaattaaaaaaagaggagacGACAGACACGGTTGTAGGAGATGAAGAGGACAGGCATACAGAAGGTTATATAGAGGGGGAGGATGAAGACATTAATGATGATGGTGCAGAAAACCTTTCATCACAAGTAACCCCGTCTAATGCAGCCACAGCAGGGACGGTGGGAGAGACTGAGACTTTCGAAACAAGTGAACAGCATCTAACGGAGGAGCATCAGGGATCGCGTGTAGATTCCTGGCCTGAGCATACAGGGCAAGAAAAAGAGACCACatcagaggaaggagaaaaagttgcagaagaggagaaaatgagtGATGCACAGTGTGAAGAGGAGAGCATCGACATCGCTCATGTTACAGATGTGACAGATGCTGATCAGCAAGGAGATGAAATACCACTCGCGtctgcaacagacacacaagagacagaggagaagaagagcacTGACAAG GAGGAGTGCAGTCGgccccaggaggaggaggacatcatGGACATCCCACTGGATGACCCAGAGGCCAACAGGGCTGCCGCCAAGATCCAGGCCGGCTTCCGGGGCCACATGACCCGCAAGAAGATGAAGCCCGAGGACAAAGCggaaggggaggaggtgagCAGCACCGGGGATGTGCTCAACGGAAGCCGGGGGGACACAG CGACAGGAGGATCGGGGGCAGTAGAGAGCGACGACACATCTGTGCCAGAGCAGTGA
- the LOC133951972 gene encoding uncharacterized protein LOC133951972, translating into MGISVHFTLLLFWLTQDFVSCVNMKTPTEFLAVVLGDTLTLNCTYNCSTGFVRGCWSVESDNSRCQGTLSTSRFCTLSLLLSNVSAEDLNKSYTCYTQDTEDPQLPQKTERVVLLQLEVQTKAPHWTVTPKTDSKNLSLPAEPNDSNGGEFTGIKVLVTVTVAVAIILAALAAYLFVNQIRQSWNDKGEPVVSRAGSTLPLHSVSSPVTGSMSTQNERVTLRIPTPDDDSDTEVPYADIMITVRGVSTPELTQVGYLTPGDQKEWWRGEPAPHLQASRSADRLHVLLPREVSRQMSSSSEYAVITYA; encoded by the exons ATGGGGATCTCAGTCCATTTCACATTGCTGTTGTTCTGGTTGACACAAG atttTGTGAGCTGTGTTAATATGAAGACTCCCACTGAATTCTTGGCAGTCGTGCTGGGAGACACTCTCACATTAAactgcacctacaactgctcCACTGGATTTGTTCGAGGCTGCTGGAGCGTAGAATCTGATAATTCCCGCTGTCAGGGGACATTAAGCACGAGCAGGTTTTGCACACTATCACTGCTTCTGTCAAATGTGTCCGCTGAAGACCTCAATAAGAGTTACACTTGCTACACGCAAGACACGGAAGACCCTCAACTTCCACAAAAAACTGAGCGTGTTGTTTTACTGCAACTGGAAG ttCAAACCAAGGCCCCACACTGGACAGTTACCCCAAAGACAGACAGTAAAAACT TGTCCCTTCCTGCTGAGCCAAACGATTCAAATGGAG GAGAGTTCACAGGGATTAAGGTTTTGGTAACAGTAACTGTGGCTGTTGCCATAATTTTGGCAGCATTGGCCGCCTACCTGTTTGTAAACCAGATCAGACAGAGCTGGAATGATAAAG GGGAGCCTGTTGTTTCCAGGGCAGG CTCAACACTACCACTTCACTCTGTTTCCTCACCAGTGACGG GGTCAATGTccacacaaaatgaaagagTGACTTTGAGAATTCCAACACCAG ACGATGACAGCGACACTGAAGTTCCATATGCTGACATAATGATCACTGTCCGAGGCGTCAGTACGCCAGAGCTCACTCAGGTTGGCTACTTGACTCCTGGAGATCAGAAAGAG TGGTGGAGAGGGGAACCGGCGCCTCACCTGCAGGCCTCGCGATCAGCTGACCGGCTGCACGTGCTCCTGCCCAGAGAGGTCAGCCGCCAGATGAGCTCCAGCTCCGAGTATGCAGTCATCACATATGCCTGA